The Klebsiella quasivariicola region TGCGTGGACTGAATAGCAAAGCGCGCATAACCGCGATCGAGATAAAAACTGCGCAGCGTTTCCAGATCGGCTTCCAGCTTCTGTTTCTGGTATTTTTTATCCGCTACCACGTTCCACCACGGCACATTATCACGTAGCTGTAGCTGGTCCACGAGCGTCTCTTCCCGAAACGCCTGGTTGCCGATAATATTAATTTGTGCGATTTTCGCCGATACGCCTTCCTGAAAGACGAACGTTAAGTCAACACGATTACGCGGTAACGGCGTCACTACTGCGTGAACCTGCGCACTGTATTTCCCCGCGCTGTAATAGAAATCCTGCAAACCCGGGTGATGCTACCAACTTGCTGATTTAGTGTATAATGGTGTTTTTAAGGTGCTCCCGTGGCTTCAGTCTCCGTCTGCTGTCCCTCCTGTTCCGCTACTGAAGGCGTGATGCGTAATGGCAAAAGTACTGCCGGGCATCAACGTTATCTCTGCTCTCACTGCCGTAAAACATGGCAGCTCACCTTCACTTATGCCGCTTCTCAGCCCGGTACACACCAGAAAATCATTGATATGGCTATGAACGGCGTCGGTTGCCGTGCCACCGCACGACTAATGGGCGTGGGCCTCAACACCATTTTGCGCCATTTAAAAAACTCAGGCCGCAGTCAGTAACCTCCCGGATACAGCCGGGCAGTGATGTCATTGTCTGTGCGGAGATGGACGAGCAATGGGGCTACGTCGGTGCAAAATCACGTCAGCGCTGGCTGTTTTACGCGTATGACAGGATACGCAGGGCGGTGGTAGCCCACGTTTTCGGTGAACGCACTATGGCCACACTGGAGCGTCTTCTGAGCCTGCTGTCAGTTTTTGACGTGGTGGTATGGATGACGGACGGCTGGCCGATGTATGAGTCACGTCTGAAGGGAAAACTGCACGTCATCAGTAAGCGTTACACGCAGCGAATTGAGCGACACAACCTGAATCTGAGACAGCATCTGGCAAGGCTGGGCAGGAAGTCCCTGTCGTTCTCAAAATCGGTGGAGCTGCATGACAAAGTCATCGGGCACTATCTGAACATAAAACACTATCAGTAAATTGGAGTCATTACCCAAACCCGTTTCTATTTCGCTAAGCGAATTTCTATCCAGTGCGCTACCGACAGAAATACCGGTCGCGGCGAGATTTTCCTTTAGCGCATCATCCTTCACCGACTTATTTCCGGAAAAACTGACGCTGGCGATAGTGGGCCTCTCCTTAACCTGCACCACCAGCGTTTTACCATCGCGCAGGATCTGCACGTTCTCGAAATTGCCGCTCGCATACAGCGCGCGCACTGCCTCGCTGACGTCCTCTGGCGTCACCGCATCTCCCGCGTGCAACGGCATACTTAATAGCGCCGCCCCGACGGTCACGCGCTGCAGCCCTTCAAAGCGGATATCATCAACTTGATAAGATGTTGCGGCGTACAACGTTAAGGGGGCAATCAATAATCCGTTGATGATATGGGTCTTTTTTAACATGAATGTGTCGTCTACGAGAGAATGAGCAATAGCAGTGTTCTGCTGGCGTTGAGCTTATTTGTTCAGGGTGCATATCTAAAATATGCGACAGAAAATAACCTGAGCGAGGCGCAGAATTACATGCAATTATGGCGACAAAATGGAGAAAAAATGGATGTTAAAGCATCTTTAAAAATATATTTAATGATGGAACTTTTTCTGAAACCCATGGTTCTAATGGCCAACACCAGGACTATATTTAGATTTACCTGAACGTTTTTATTAATAAAAAGCCCCCTTTCTTATTAATGGAAAGGGGGAAGGATCTCGTTAGGAATGATGCTCTCTGGGATCACCAGGAACAGGGAGAAAAATAACCTGCAACCCAGCAGATTTAATGAAGAGAAATTGAATAAATTATGCAATCGACATCACAACATTTTATTAGGCATTCATCGCCAGACGCCGTTAACGACCATCTCCATATTTTCCTCAAAATAGCAGAATACAGTAGGGTCGCCTTATCAAGGCATCAAGGAAAGTCTATCGTTATCTACAATAGCCAAGCAGTGGCGCCTCGCCAGGGAAGGTGAGGCATAGGCTTCGCCATCCTGCCGCCTCCCATCATCAGCCACAGGGAACTGCGTATGACACGCTTACTCAAGACAATCTTACCCGTCATCCTCTGCGCCCTCTTCGGGTTATCGTTCGCCTCTCCAGCGCAGGCTGCCGCCAGTCTGCCGATTGTTCTCCCCGCGCTAACATGCGATGCGCTAAGCGCTACCGACTTCAGCGCCGCCGTTGGCGCAAAGGTCACTATCGACCACACTGAAATGCAGACCTCCGCGCAGGGAAGCTGGTGCAAGGTGAGCGCCACTATCGCCCCCCAGATTGGCGTGCAGATTGCCCTGCCGACCCAGCGCTGGAGTCAACGTTTCTTGCAGGTCGGCTGCGGCGGACTGTGCGGGAGTATTAACCTGAGTCTGTCGAATGCCAGCGGCTGCCTGCCGGCAATGAACGGCGAATTCGTGGTGGCAGCAACCGATATGGGGCACCATGGCAGTATGATGGATGCATCATGGGCCGAAGATCCGCAAAAGCGCATCGATTTTGCCTGGCGCGCCAACCACCTGACCGCAGTGCTGGCCAAAGCGGTGATGCAGACGCTTTATCGCCAGCCGCCAAAGTACGCGTACTTTATGGGCTGCTCAGACGGCGGTCGCGAAGCATTGATGGAAGCGCAGCGCTTTCCGCAGGATTTTGACGGTATCAGCGCTGGCGCGCCAGCGGCCTTTTTCCAGTTTCAGAACTCCTTCTTTCACGGCTGGAATGTGGCCGCCAATCAGCGTCCGGACGGTACCGCTATCCTGCTGAAAGATCGCCTGCCGCTGATTCACCAGGCCGTGCTGGCCCACTGCCCAACGCTTTCCGGCGTGCAGGATGGCATCCTGCAAAATCCCTATGCGTGTCAGTTCTCTGAGACATGGCTCCCCCGCTGTCCTGCCGATGCTCAGAACCGTTCTGCCTGCCTGACGCAGGAAGAGATCGAGGTGGTGAAAAAGCTCTATCGCGGCGCTTACGACAGCCACGGCGCCCAGTTTGTCGCTGGCGGTCTGCCGATGGGCTCCGAGCTACGCTGGCCGGTGCCCGAGACGCCGAACGGCCACTCGATGTCGGAAATGATGGTACTGCCGGCTCTGCAATCCGTGCTCCTGCCGGGAGGAAAACAGAAGATCCAATCGATGCGGGATTTCCCGCTTAATCAGCAGAATTTTGACGCCGTCGCCCAACTGGCACCGCTCTATAACGCGGCAAATACCAATCTTCATGCCTATCAACAGCGCGGCGGCAAGCTTATCCTGTGGCACGGCCTGGCCGATGACTCCGTTAGTCCGGCCTTTTCAATCGCCTATTTCCGCGGCGTAGAGGCAGAGATGGGCCATACCGCAACGGATACCTTCCTGCGGCTGTTTCTGCTGCCAGGGGTGGCCCATTGCGGTAATGGCGAAGGTTACGATCAAATTGATCTCCTGACTCCGCTGATGCGCTGGACCGAGGAAGGCATCGCGCCGCAGGAAATTATGGCCGGCAAACGGGCAACAGCCGCTGCCGACCTGCCGCCGATGACAGAAAAAACCGATGCGCAGACGCAGTTTCACGGCGTGCAGAAAGTCAGTCAGCCTTACGCTGACGCCGCTCCGGCCGTTATCGCGACTCGCCCGGTGTACCCCTTCCCGGCCATTGCCCGGTATAACGGGCGCGGCGACGTGAATGACGGCGAAAATTACCATGCAGAGCAATCAACCACGTTTGATAATCTGCCGCTGGCAAAACCCGCCAGCGACTATATTGGCCCTGATAACCAAAAAAATTATCAGGTTCGCCACGGCGAACTCACTGTTCAATAAACCCCAGGGCTCCTCGCTGAGGAGCCATTCATTATGGGATTAGCTTCACTCATGCGTAGCAAAACGCTCCAGCAATCGGTATTAAACGACCTGCTCCTGTGGATCGATAA contains the following coding sequences:
- a CDS encoding IS1 family transposase (programmed frameshift), with product MASVSVCCPSCSATEGVMRNGKSTAGHQRYLCSHCRKTWQLTFTYAASQPGTHQKIIDMAMNGVGCRATARLMGVGLNTILRHFKKLRPQSVTSRIQPGSDVIVCAEMDEQWGYVGAKSRQRWLFYAYDRIRRAVVAHVFGERTMATLERLLSLLSVFDVVVWMTDGWPMYESRLKGKLHVISKRYTQRIERHNLNLRQHLARLGRKSLSFSKSVELHDKVIGHYLNIKHYQ
- a CDS encoding tannase/feruloyl esterase family alpha/beta hydrolase; the encoded protein is MTRLLKTILPVILCALFGLSFASPAQAAASLPIVLPALTCDALSATDFSAAVGAKVTIDHTEMQTSAQGSWCKVSATIAPQIGVQIALPTQRWSQRFLQVGCGGLCGSINLSLSNASGCLPAMNGEFVVAATDMGHHGSMMDASWAEDPQKRIDFAWRANHLTAVLAKAVMQTLYRQPPKYAYFMGCSDGGREALMEAQRFPQDFDGISAGAPAAFFQFQNSFFHGWNVAANQRPDGTAILLKDRLPLIHQAVLAHCPTLSGVQDGILQNPYACQFSETWLPRCPADAQNRSACLTQEEIEVVKKLYRGAYDSHGAQFVAGGLPMGSELRWPVPETPNGHSMSEMMVLPALQSVLLPGGKQKIQSMRDFPLNQQNFDAVAQLAPLYNAANTNLHAYQQRGGKLILWHGLADDSVSPAFSIAYFRGVEAEMGHTATDTFLRLFLLPGVAHCGNGEGYDQIDLLTPLMRWTEEGIAPQEIMAGKRATAAADLPPMTEKTDAQTQFHGVQKVSQPYADAAPAVIATRPVYPFPAIARYNGRGDVNDGENYHAEQSTTFDNLPLAKPASDYIGPDNQKNYQVRHGELTVQ